From the genome of Papaver somniferum cultivar HN1 chromosome 2, ASM357369v1, whole genome shotgun sequence, one region includes:
- the LOC113350187 gene encoding RNA-binding protein BRN1-like: MTESTTNNNNHSGGGGESVKLFVGQVPKHMTEVELITMFKEFSLVDEVNIIKDKTTRTSRGCCFLICPSREEADKAVNACHNKRTLPGASSPLQVKYADGELERLEHKLFVGMLPKNVSDAEVSALFSNYGKIKDLQILRGSQQTSKGCAFLKYETKEQALSALEAINGKHKMEGSSVPLVVKWADTEKERQARRAQKAQSQASGVPNTDLAQQPSLFGALPMGHIPLYNGYGYQAPGTYGLMQYPLPQMQNQPGFQNMVPPVNRGSAIRGLSPDLAPGLRPRGFSQANYMRSGYPSIPGLQYPMSYPGGVINQGSHNSSHATSPTANNNLAASSNIITSSGAQTEGPPGANLFIYHIPQEFGDPELANAFQTFGRVLSAKVFVDKATGVSKCFGFVSYDSPVAAQSAINVMNGYQLGGKKLKVQLKRENKQSKPY; encoded by the exons CGGAATCAACAACAAATAACAATAATCAtagtggaggaggaggagaaagtGTGAAATTATTTGTTGGTCAAGTACCAAAACATATGACAGAAGTTGAACTGATTACTATGTTTAAAGAATTTTCTTTGGTTGATGAAGTTAACATTATTAAAGACAAAACTACTCGAACTTCACGAG gttgttgttttttgatctGTCCGTCGAGAGAAGAAGCAGATAAAGCAGTTAACGCTTGTCACAATAAACGAACGCTACCTGGA GCATCTAGTCCCTTGCAAGTGAAATATGCAGATGGCGAGTTGGAAAGACTAG AACACAAGCTATTTGTTGGTATGCTTCCAAAGAATGTCTCTGATGCTGAAGTTTCTGCGTTATTTTCTAACTATGGGAAGATAAAAGATTTACAGATTTTGAGGGGTTCTCAACAGACTAGCAAAG GCTGTGCCTTTTTGAAGTATGAGACAAAAGAGCAAGCTCTTTCAGCCCTGGAGGCCATCAACGGAAAGCATAAAATGGAG GGTTCAAGTGTTCCACTAGTTGTCAAGTGGGCTGATACGGAGAAGGAAAGGCAAGCTCGGAGAGCTCAGAAAGCTCAATCCCAAGCTTCTGGAGTGCCTAATACtgatctagcacaacaaccttcATTGTTTGGGGCCTTGCCAATGGGTCACATTCCTCTATACAATGGATATGGGTATCAG GCGCCTGGAACTTATGGACTCATGCAGTACCCACTACCACAGATGCAGAATCAACCTGGCTTCCAAAATATGGTTCCGCCAGTCAACCGTGGGAGTGCAATCCGTGGACTATCACCTGATCTTGCTCCTGGTTTAAGACCTAGAGGGTTTTCTCAGGCCAATTATATGAGGTCTGGATATCCTTCTATTCCAGGTCTTCAATATCCTATGTCCTATCCTGGCGGAGTGATAAATCAAGGGTCTCACAATAGTTCCCATGCTACATCCCCAACTGCAAATAATAACTTAGCTGCATCTTCTAACATCATTACAAGTTCAGGGGCTCAAACTGAAG GTCCTCCTGGTGCTAATCTATTTATCTATCACATCCCTCAAGAATTTGGAGATCCAGAGCTTGCAAATGCTTTTCAGACGTTTGGTAGAGTCTTGAGCGCTAAGGTTTTCGTAGATAAGGCAACTGGTGTTAGCAAATGTTTTG GCTTTGTCAGTTATGATTCACCAGTAGCAGCCCAATCTGCAATTAACGTCATGAATGGCTACCAATTAGGAGGTAAGAAGTTAAAGGTTCAACTTAAGAGAGAAAACAAGCAGAGTAAACCATACTGA